The region TATAGCAGGTTTTGAAACCCGGATTGGGAAATTCCAGGCCGAAATCAAAACGCTGGAGGAAGAAATTGAGCGCAATCGCGTGGCCAAAAAGGACGCTGAAAAGCTGATCACCAAATACAAGGATCAGCAGATGAACGTTCGCAACAACCGCGAGTTTGACGCCATTTCGAAAGAAATCGAGTTGCAGTCCCTTGAGATTGAATTGGTCGAAAAACGGGCCAACGAAGCTCAATTCCGGGTACGGGGCAAGGAAGAGGAGATCAAAACGACCACAGCGGCTCTGAACGAACGGAAAGAAGACCTGAAAGCCAAAAAGCAGGAACTCGACCAAATTACGTCGGAAAGCCAGGAAGAAGAGAAGGAACTCATCAAACAGCGCGATGAGCAGGCAACGACCATCGAGGCCCGTCTGTTGAACTCCTACAAAAAAATTCGCGGTAACGCCCTCAATGGTCTGGCCGTTGTGATGGTGAAACGGGGAGCCTGCGGAGGTTGCTTTAACGTAGTTCCGCCCCAGCGCCAGGCTGACATCAAAGACAAGAAGAAAATCATCGTTTGCGAACACTGCGGACGGATTTTCGCCGATGTGGAAGGTGTTCCCGAGCCAGCACCAACGGGCCGTGGCCGGTAGGTCTTCCCGAATAGTTATAAAAAAAGGTCGTCTTTTGGCGACCTTTTTTTATAGTAGTACCTCACGCTAGCCGTTATGTTGCTGTCATGCCTGTTTAAGCATTTCGGCCATCAACCTGCATCAATCATGCCCACGTTTATATGCCGCTTTACCGTTGTTGCAGCATTTTTCCTCCTGCTCAATCCATTTGTGGCTAGAGCGCAGGATTTTGTCTGGACACCGGGCTTACAACGAGCCTATAGTGAGCTTCAAAAACTAGCGGTACAACCCGCTCAACATATACTGGCGGCAGAGTCAGCACAGAATGGTGTACGCATTTTCGTTGATG is a window of Spirosoma linguale DSM 74 DNA encoding:
- a CDS encoding protein of unknown function DUF164 (PFAM: protein of unknown function DUF164~KEGG: nis:NIS_1509 hypothetical protein), whose translation is MELTIAQKLDALLKLQSLDSQLDELIKIRGGLPEEVRDLEDDIAGFETRIGKFQAEIKTLEEEIERNRVAKKDAEKLITKYKDQQMNVRNNREFDAISKEIELQSLEIELVEKRANEAQFRVRGKEEEIKTTTAALNERKEDLKAKKQELDQITSESQEEEKELIKQRDEQATTIEARLLNSYKKIRGNALNGLAVVMVKRGACGGCFNVVPPQRQADIKDKKKIIVCEHCGRIFADVEGVPEPAPTGRGR